Proteins found in one Muntiacus reevesi chromosome 2, mMunRee1.1, whole genome shotgun sequence genomic segment:
- the LOC136161419 gene encoding zinc finger protein 234-like isoform X5 yields the protein METISEVGPHDELSCWQIWRHIASDLTRCQDSRIKYSEFHQQHDSPGQNGAGLSVIHPGQTPSQCNECTKYFGDLSNFDLHQQIHSGEKSHTCCECGKSFCYSSALRIHQRVHSGEKRYKCDKCGKEFSQSSQLQIHQKVHTVEKPFRCEQCGKGFSRRSTLTVHCKLHTGEKPHNCDKCGRAFIHASHLQEHQRIHTGEKPFKCDICGKNFRRRSALNSHCMVHTGEKPYKCEECGKCFTCSSNLHIHQRVHTGEKPYKCEECGKCFIQPSQFQAHRRIHTGEKPYVCKVCDKGFIYSSSFQAHQGVHTGEKPYRCDECGKNFRMKIHYQVHLVIHTGEKPYKCEVCGKGFRQSSYLKIHQKAHSVEKPYKCEECGQGFNQNSRLQIHQLIHTGEKPYKCEECGKGFSRRADLKIHCRIHTGEKPYNCEECGKVFSQASHLLTHQRVHSGEKPFKCEECGKSFSRSSHLQAHQKVHNGEKPYKCEECGKGFKWSLNLDMHQRVHTGEKPYKCGECGKHFSQASSLQLHQSVHTGEKPYRCDVCAKVFSRSSQLQYHRRVHTGEKPYKCETCGKSFSWRSNLVSHHRIHTGDILYESDESGKNIKELSEERSFTK from the coding sequence ATGGAGACTATTTCAGAAGTAGGACCACATGACGAGCTTTCCTGCTGGCAGATCTGGCGACACATTGCTAGTGACTTAACCAGGTGTCAAGACTCCAggataaaatattctgaattcCACCAACAACATGACTCACCTGGCCAGAATGGGGCCGGACTATCTGTAATTCACCCTGGCCAGACACCTTCTCAGTGTAATGAATGTACAAAATATTTCGGTGATCTCTCCAACTTTGATCTTCATCAACAAATACACTCAGGAGAGAAGTCTCATACATGTTGTGAGTGTGGAAAAAGCTTCTGTTACAGCTCAGCACTTCGcattcatcagagagttcactcGGGAGAGAAACGCTATAAGTGTGATAAGTGTGGCAAGGAATTCAGCCAGAGTTCACAGCTGCAAATTCATCAGAAAGTCCACACTGTAGAGAAGCCATTCAGATGTGAGCAGTGTGGGAAAGGCTTCAGTCGTAGATCAACACTTACTGTTCATTGTAAATTACACACGGGAGAGAAACCTCACAATTGTGACAAATGTGGACGCGCCTTCATTCATGCTTCACATCTTCAGGAACATCAGAGAATCCACACTGGGGAGAAACCATTCAAATGTGATATATGTGGTAAGAACTTCCGCCGCAGATCAGCACTTAACAGTCATTGTATggtccacactggagagaaaccatacaaatgtGAGGAGTGTGGGAAGTGTTTCACTTGTAGCTCAAATCTGCATATCCACCAGAGGGtccacacaggagagaagccttataaatgtgaGGAGTGTGGTAAATGCTTCATTCAACCTTCACAATTTCAGGCCCATCGGAGAATTCACACGGGAGAGAAACCATATGTATGTAAAGTATGTGATAAGGGCTTCATTTACAGTTCAAGTTTTCAAGCCCATCAGGGAgtccacacaggagagaaaccataCAGATGTGATGAGTGTGGGAAGAACTTCAGGATGAAAATCCATTATCAAGTTCATCTGGTCATCCACACAGGAGAAAAACCCTATAAATGTGAGGTATGTGGTAAAGGCTTTCGTCAGAGTTCATATCTTAAAATCCATCAGAAGGCCCACAGCGTAGAGAAACCCTACAAGTGTGAAGAGTGTGGACAAGGCTTCAACCAGAATTCACGACTTCAGATCCACCAGCTGATCCATACTGGTGAGAAACCATACAAATGCGAAGAGTGTGGGAAGGGATTCAGTCGTAGAGCTGATCTTAAAATTCACTGCAgaatccacactggagagaaaccgtaCAATTGTGAGGAGTGTGGAAAAGTCTTTAGtcaagcatctcatcttctgaccCACCAGAGAGTCCACAGTGGAGAAAAGCCATTCAAATGTGAGGAATGTGGCAAGAGCTTCAGCCGGAGTTCACACCTTCAAGCCCACCAAAAAGTCCACAATGGAGAAAAGCCATACAAGTGTGAAGAGTGTGGGAAGGGCTTTAAGTGGAGCCTGAACCTTGACATGCATCAGAGGgtccacacaggagagaaaccatataagtGTGGGGAGTGTGGGAAGCACTTCAGTCAGGCCTCAAGTCTTCAGCTTCATCAGAGTgtccacactggagagaagccctaCAGATGCGATGTGTGTGCTAAGGTCTTCAGTCGGTCTTCACAGCTTCAGTATCACAGGAGAGTTCACACAGGGGAGAAACCTTACAAGTGTGAGACGTGTGGTAAGAGCTTCAGTTGGCGTTCCAATCTTGTAAGTCATCacagaattcatactggagataTATTATATGAAAGTGATGAGAGTGGTAAGAACATCAAGGAACTATCAGAAGAAAGAAGTTTCACAAAATGA
- the LOC136161419 gene encoding zinc finger protein 226-like isoform X1, whose product MIVTKPWSLKFHSKSFIQMNTFLSHWLCTSVLLFLCFRNKKMELGNTTLFAHPHLNSKRQRTLHFPGRREKMSMFMEAVTFKDVAVAFTEEELGLLDSAQRKLYQDVMVENFWNLVSVDENNQSELRAVQERGLHEELSCWQIWQQIANDLTRCQDSVINSCQLHKQGYSSNQVGAGLSIQISEDENYILNEKAGGPSDTGNPRFASLRAQDSWRKSSLTESQNYQNRYLEISTQSKLCWCKEDVDSIGQISYHLDDRGVHKNEKSYSHNDYRKDSTKVSTLDQNSMIHTGQKPYQCNECKRTFTSLSTFDLHQQLHSKETSHICNECGKGFRYSSVLHIHQRVHIEKCSVCDECGKEFRQSSQLQTHQKVHSIKKPFTCEECGKGFSRRSALTVHCKVHTGEKPYTCEECGRAFSQASHLQDHQRVHTGEKPFICDACGKSFSRNSHLQSHQRVHTGEKPYKCEECGKGFICSSNLYIHQRVHTGEKPYRCEECGKGFSRPSSLQAHQGIHTGEKSYVCNVCGKGFTLSSNLQAHQRVHTGEKPYRCEECGKNFRRNSHYQVHLVVHTGEKPYKCEVCGKGFSQSSYLQIHQKAHSVEKPYKCEECGQGFNQSSRLQIHQLIHTGEKPYKCEECGKGFSRRADLKIHCRIHTGEKPYNCEECGKVFRQASNLLAHQRVHSGEKPFKCEECGKSFGRSSHLQAHQKVHTGEKPYKCEECGKGFKWSLNLDMHQRVHTGEKPYKCGECGKHFSQASSLQLHQSVHTGEKPYRCDVCGKVFSRSSQLQSHQRVHTGEKPYKCETCGKSFSWRSNLTIHQRIHAADKSYKSHRGGKTIREST is encoded by the exons ATGATTGTAACTAAGCCTTGGTCACTTAAGTTCCATTCCAAAAGCTTTATACAGATGAACACGTTTCTATCACACTGGCTGTGTACATCGGTACTGCTGTTTCTCTGCTTTAGAAATAAGAAGATGGAGCTAGGGAACACAACCCTGTTCGCTCATCCTCATCTGAATAGTAAGAGGCAGAG GACTCTACACTTccctggaaggagagagaagatgagCATGTTCATG GAGGCAGTGACCTTCAAGGACGTGGCTGTGGCCTTCacagaggaggagctggggtTGCTGGACTCAGCCCAGAGAAAGCTGTACCAGGATGTGATGGTGGAGAACTTCTGGAACCTGGTCTCAGTGG ATGAAAACAATCAAAGTGAGTTGAGGGCTGTTCAAGAGAGAGGATTACATGAAGAGCTTTCCTGCTGGCAAATCTGGCAACAAATTGCGAATGACTTAACCAGATGTCAAGACTCCGTGATAAATAGTTGTCAGCTCCACAAACAAGGTTATTCCTCCAACCAAGTTGGGGCAGGACTGTCTATTCAAATTTCTGAAGATGAGAACTATATATTAAATGAGAAAGCAGGTGGTCCCAGTGATACTGGAAATCCAAGGTTTGCATCTTTGAGAGCTCAGGATTCTTGGAGAAAAAGTTCCTTGACTGAGTCACAGAATTATCAGAATAGATACCTGGAAATTTCCACGCAAAGTAAACTGTGTTGGTGTAAAGAGGATGTTGACAGCATTGGTCAGATCTCATACCACCTTGATGATCGAGGAGTACACAAGAATGAAAAGTCTTATAGCCACAATGATTATAGAAAAGACAGCACGAAGGTTTCCACATTGGATCAGAATAGTATGATTCACACAGGACAAAAACCTTACCAGTGTAACGAATGTAAAAGAACCTTTACCAGCCTTTCTACCTTTGATCTTCACCAGCAGTTACACTCAAAAGAGACGTCTCACATTTGCAATGAGTGTGGAAAAGGCTTCCGTTATAGCTCAGTTCTTCAtattcatcagagagttcacatAGAAAAATGCAGTGTCTGTGATGAGTGTGGAAAGGAATTCCGTCAGAGCTCACAACTGCAAACTCATCAGAAAGTCCACAGCATAAAGAAACCATTCACATGTGAGGAATGTGGGAAAGGCTTCAGTCGTCGATCAGCACTTACCGTTCATTGTAAAGTCCACACGGGAGAGAAACCTTACACTTGTGAGGAGTGTGGCCGGGCCTTCAGTCAGGCCTCCCACCTTCAAGACCATCAGAGAGTCCACACCGGGGAGAAACCATTCATTTGTGATGCATGTGGTAAGAGCTTCAGTCGGAATTCGCACCTTCAGTCCCATCAGAGAGTCCATACGGGAGAGAAACCGTACAAATGCGAGGAGTGTGGGAAGGGCTTCATTTGTAGCTCAAATCTATACATTCACCAGAGAGTCCACACAGGAGAAAAACCCTACAGATGTGAGGAATGCGGGAAAGGCTTTAGTCGGCCTTCAAGTCTTCAGGCCCATCAGGgaatccacactggagagaagTCATACGTATGTAATGTGTGTGGTAAAGGCTTTACTCTGAGTTCAAACCTTCAGGCACATCAGAGAgtccacacaggagagaaaccataCAGATGTGAGGAGTGCGGGAAGAACTTCAGGAGGAACTCCCATTATCAAGTTCATCTGGTTGTCCACACAGGAGAAAAACCCTATAAATGTGAAGTGTGTGGGAAGGGCTTCAGTCAGAGTTCCTATCTTCAAATCCATCAGAAGGCCCACAGTGTAGAGAAACCCTACAAGTGCGAGGAGTGTGGGCAGGGCTTCAATCAGAGTTCACGACTTCAGATCCACCAGCTGATCCATACTGGTGAGAAACCATACAAATGCGAAGAGTGTGGGAAGGGATTCAGTCGTAGAGCCGATCTTAAAATTCACTGCAgaatccacactggagagaaaccgtaCAATTGTGAGGAATGTGGAAAAGTCTTCAGGCAGGCCTCAAATCTTCTGGCCCATCAGAGAGTCCACAGTGGAGAAAAGCCATTCAAATGTGAAGAATGTGGCAAGAGCTTTGGTCGGAGTTCACACCTTCAAGCCCACCAAAAAGTCCACACTGGAGAAAAGCCATACAAGTGTGAGGAGTGTGGGAAGGGCTTTAAGTGGAGCCTGAACCTCGACATGCATCAGAGGgtccacacaggagagaaaccatataagtGTGGGGAGTGTGGGAAGCACTTCAGTCAGGCCTCAAGTCTTCAGCTTCATCAGAGTgtccacactggagagaagccctaCAGATGTGACGTGTGTGGTAAAGTCTTCAGTCGGTCTTCACAACTGCAGTCTCATCAGAGAGTCCACACAGGGGAGAAACCTTACAAGTGTGAGACGTGTGGTAAGAGCTTCAGCTGGCGCTCCAATCTAACAATTCATCAAAGAATCCATGCTGCTGATAAATCCTATAAAAGTCATAGGGGTGGTAAGACCATCAGAGAGTCAACTTAG